In Haematobia irritans isolate KBUSLIRL chromosome 1, ASM5000362v1, whole genome shotgun sequence, a genomic segment contains:
- the Naa80 gene encoding N-alpha-acetyltransferase 80 isoform X1: MRYIKPEPYYEGLPPFNESGSPFNVVPIHHYPELMKDTCKLINSEWPRSETARMRSLEASCDSLPCCLVLTTEGLSRVIAHCKLSPIPSKRKSCFIESVVVDKSCRGQGFGKLIMKFAEDYCRVVLDLEVLYLSTIDQEGFYQRIGYEFCPPISMYGPRNCEIPSLQTAKKKYMKKVL; encoded by the exons ATGCGCTATATAAAACCGGAACCATATTATGAG GGTCTACCACCATTTAATGAATCCGGCAGCCCCTTCAATGTGGTACCAATACACCATTATCCCGAGCTGATGAAGGACACATGTAAACTTATCAATTCGGAATGGCCAAGAAGTGAGACAGCGCGAATGCGAAGCTTGGAAGCTTCATGTGATTCATTGCCCTGCTGTTTAGTTTTGACTACCGAAGGCTTAAGTCGAGTTATTGCCCATTGCAAGCTTAGTCCAATACCATCGAAAAGAAAATCGTGCTTTATAGAATCCGTTGTAGTGGATAAGAGTTGCCGTGGCCAAGGTTTTGGAaaattaataatgaaatttgCCGAAGACTATTGTCGTGTTGTGCTAGATTTAGAGGTATTATATTTATCAACAATTGATCAAGAAGGTTTCTATCAACGGATAGGTTATGAATTCTGTCCACCCATATCCATGTATGGACCTCGCAATTGTGAGATACCAAGTTTGCAAACAGCCAAAAAGAAATACATGAAGAAAGTTTTATAG
- the Naa80 gene encoding N-alpha-acetyltransferase 80 isoform X2 yields the protein MGLPPFNESGSPFNVVPIHHYPELMKDTCKLINSEWPRSETARMRSLEASCDSLPCCLVLTTEGLSRVIAHCKLSPIPSKRKSCFIESVVVDKSCRGQGFGKLIMKFAEDYCRVVLDLEVLYLSTIDQEGFYQRIGYEFCPPISMYGPRNCEIPSLQTAKKKYMKKVL from the exons ATG GGTCTACCACCATTTAATGAATCCGGCAGCCCCTTCAATGTGGTACCAATACACCATTATCCCGAGCTGATGAAGGACACATGTAAACTTATCAATTCGGAATGGCCAAGAAGTGAGACAGCGCGAATGCGAAGCTTGGAAGCTTCATGTGATTCATTGCCCTGCTGTTTAGTTTTGACTACCGAAGGCTTAAGTCGAGTTATTGCCCATTGCAAGCTTAGTCCAATACCATCGAAAAGAAAATCGTGCTTTATAGAATCCGTTGTAGTGGATAAGAGTTGCCGTGGCCAAGGTTTTGGAaaattaataatgaaatttgCCGAAGACTATTGTCGTGTTGTGCTAGATTTAGAGGTATTATATTTATCAACAATTGATCAAGAAGGTTTCTATCAACGGATAGGTTATGAATTCTGTCCACCCATATCCATGTATGGACCTCGCAATTGTGAGATACCAAGTTTGCAAACAGCCAAAAAGAAATACATGAAGAAAGTTTTATAG
- the MED6 gene encoding mediator complex subunit 6 isoform X2, which translates to MLPGRQIPPPISQENPLWVSWHDTQIMASLDPQNVMDYFCRKSNPFYDRMCNNETIRMQRLGLENLNNMVGVEYILLHVHEPILYVIRKQHRHNPQEATPLADYYIIGGTVYKAPDLGNVISSRILSTVTNLQSAFEEASSYSRYHPNKGYTWDFSSNKQLSDKAKAKKEPTTAKDDSGTVFQMQRVDMLLAELLRKFPPPIPPMIHQQPPQDPNSQEGNSGNNGNPTDASPSGVNQGQENVDMKPPPEKKAKT; encoded by the exons ATGTTGCCGGGCCGTCAAATTCCTCCACCCATTTCCCAGGAGAACCCATTGTGGGTCTCGTGGCATGACACTCAAATTATGGCATCACTAGACCCCCAAAACGTAATggactatttttgtcgaaaatcaaATCCATTCTATGATCGAATGTGTAATAACGAAACAATTCGGATGCAACGGCTTGGCCTGGAAAATCTAAA caatatggTTGGGGTTGAATATATTTTGCTACATGTCCACGAGCCTATATTATATGTTATCCGGAAGCAACATAGACATAATCCTCAAGAAGCAACTCCTTTGGCAGACTACTATATAATTGGAGGTACAGTTTATAAGGCACCTGATTTGGGAAATGTTATCAGTTCACGTATT ttGTCAACAGTTACAAATTTGCAATCCGCATTCGAAGAAGCGAGTAGTTATTCTCGCTATCACCCCAATAAAGGCTACACCTGGGACTTTAGCTCAAATAAACAAC tAAGCGATAAAGCTAAAGCCAAAAAGGAACCTACAACAGCGAAGGATGATAGCGGTACAGTATTCCAAATGCAACGTGTTGACATGTTGTTGGCTGAGCTTTTACGCAAATTTCCTCCACCTATACCACCCATGATACACCAACAACCCCCTCAAGATCCAAATTCTCAAGAAGGAAACTCTGGCAATAATGGAAATCCAACGGATGCTAGTCCAAGCGGAGTAAATCAAGGGCAAGAAAACGTTGATATGAAAC CTCCTCCAGAGAAAAAGGCCAAAACATAA
- the MED6 gene encoding mediator complex subunit 6 isoform X1: MLPGRQIPPPISQENPLWVSWHDTQIMASLDPQNVMDYFCRKSNPFYDRMCNNETIRMQRLGLENLNNMVGVEYILLHVHEPILYVIRKQHRHNPQEATPLADYYIIGGTVYKAPDLGNVISSRILSTVTNLQSAFEEASSYSRYHPNKGYTWDFSSNKQLSDKAKAKKEPTTAKDDSGTVFQMQRVDMLLAELLRKFPPPIPPMIHQQPPQDPNSQEGNSGNNGNPTDASPSGVNQGQENVDMKPPPEKKAKT, encoded by the exons ATGTTGCCGGGCCGTCAAATTCCTCCACCCATTTCCCAGGAGAACCCATTGTGGGTCTCGTGGCATGACACTCAAATTATGGCATCACTAGACCCCCAAAACGTAATggactatttttgtcgaaaatcaaATCCATTCTATGATCGAATGTGTAATAACGAAACAATTCGGATGCAACGGCTTGGCCTGGAAAATCTAAA caatatggTTGGGGTTGAATATATTTTGCTACATGTCCACGAGCCTATATTATATGTTATCCGGAAGCAACATAGACATAATCCTCAAGAAGCAACTCCTTTGGCAGACTACTATATAATTGGAGGTACAGTTTATAAGGCACCTGATTTGGGAAATGTTATCAGTTCACGTATT ttGTCAACAGTTACAAATTTGCAATCCGCATTCGAAGAAGCGAGTAGTTATTCTCGCTATCACCCCAATAAAGGCTACACCTGGGACTTTAGCTCAAATAAACAAC tAAGCGATAAAGCTAAAGCCAAAAAGGAACCTACAACAGCGAAGGATGATAGCGGTACAGTATTCCAAATGCAACGTGTTGACATGTTGTTGGCTGAGCTTTTACGCAAATTTCCTCCACCTATACCACCCATGATACACCAACAACCCCCTCAAGATCCAAATTCTCAAGAAGGAAACTCTGGCAATAATGGAAATCCAACGGATGCTAGTCCAAGCGGAGTAAATCAAGGGCAAGAAAACGTTGATATGAAACCTCCTCCAGAGAAAAAGGCCAAAACATAA